The Kiritimatiellia bacterium genome has a window encoding:
- a CDS encoding L-serine ammonia-lyase, iron-sulfur-dependent, subunit alpha, whose amino-acid sequence MGSIFDLYKIGAGPSSSHSIGPERAARRFLARQPAPPASIRATLFGSLAATGRGHLTDQSIRRALGDIPVEFAWDTETGGLKHPNTLRFDALDGGGRVTDSWTVYSIGGGNLRDDSGPVGDDEPARYPGRTITEHLAVCEAQGLPFWQLVEQTERDPWPRLETIWEAMEASVRRGLESRENFLPGPLKLARKARTTLLRGRDLASPQRDLALLAAFALAVSEENAAGGTIVTAPSCGAAGVLPGMLYYYHTVKGLPRRDILEALATAGLFGSVIRANASISGAEVGCQGEVGSACSMAAAAGAQLLGGTLRQIEYAAEIGMEHHLGLTCDPIEGYVQIPCIERNMTACLRAAECAVFALLTDGRHLVSFDDVIEVMYQTGADLQSAYRETARGGLAELWRRRMSGRSQAGAAAAAPAGHHSYCD is encoded by the coding sequence GTGGGCTCGATTTTCGACCTGTACAAGATCGGCGCCGGCCCCTCGAGCTCGCACAGCATCGGGCCCGAGCGCGCCGCCCGCCGCTTCCTCGCCCGGCAGCCCGCGCCGCCCGCCTCGATCCGCGCGACGCTCTTCGGCAGCCTCGCGGCCACCGGGCGCGGCCACCTGACGGACCAGAGCATCCGGCGCGCGCTCGGAGACATCCCGGTCGAGTTCGCCTGGGACACCGAAACCGGCGGCCTGAAGCATCCGAACACCTTGCGGTTCGACGCGCTGGACGGCGGAGGCCGCGTGACGGATTCGTGGACGGTCTACAGCATCGGCGGCGGCAACCTGCGGGACGACAGCGGGCCCGTGGGGGATGACGAGCCCGCGCGCTATCCCGGCCGCACCATCACCGAGCACCTGGCCGTCTGCGAGGCGCAGGGCCTGCCGTTCTGGCAACTGGTGGAACAAACCGAGCGCGACCCGTGGCCGCGTCTGGAGACCATCTGGGAGGCCATGGAGGCGAGCGTCCGGCGGGGACTGGAAAGCCGGGAGAACTTCCTGCCCGGCCCGCTCAAGCTGGCGCGCAAGGCGCGCACGACCCTGCTCCGCGGCCGCGACCTGGCCAGCCCCCAGCGCGACCTCGCCCTGCTGGCGGCCTTCGCGCTGGCGGTGTCGGAGGAAAACGCGGCCGGGGGGACGATCGTCACGGCGCCGTCCTGCGGCGCGGCCGGCGTGCTGCCCGGGATGCTCTACTACTATCACACGGTCAAGGGGCTGCCCCGCCGCGACATCCTCGAGGCGCTGGCGACCGCGGGGCTGTTCGGATCGGTAATCCGGGCCAACGCGTCGATCTCGGGCGCGGAGGTCGGCTGCCAGGGCGAGGTGGGCTCGGCCTGCTCCATGGCCGCGGCGGCGGGCGCGCAGTTGCTCGGGGGCACGCTGCGCCAGATCGAGTACGCGGCGGAGATCGGCATGGAGCACCACCTCGGCCTGACCTGCGACCCGATCGAGGGCTACGTCCAGATCCCGTGCATCGAGCGCAACATGACCGCGTGCCTGCGCGCCGCGGAATGCGCGGTGTTCGCCCTGCTCACCGACGGGCGGCACCTGGTGAGCTTCGACGACGTGATCGAGGTCATGTACCAGACGGGCGCGGACCTGCAAAGCGCCTACCGCGAGACCGCGCGCGGCGGCCTGGCGGAGCTGTGGCGGAGGCGGATGAGCGGCCGAAGCCAGGCCGGCGCGGCCGCGGCCGCGCCGGCGGGACACCACAGCTATTGCGATTGA